GAAGTACAGGGCCGCGAAAGCATGGGTGGCGAGTTCTTTTACCGCTTCCACTTCCAGTTGCAGATGCCTTATCCGTGGGGGCGCTGGCTGGCGACCATCGCCGCGATGGTGATGTTCGTGGCGTTGATAAGCGGCATCATCACCCACAAGAAAATCTTCAAGGACTTCTTCACCTTCCGCCCGCGCAAGGGCCAGCGTTCCTGGCTCGACGGGCACAACGCCGTTGGTGTGCTGGTGCTGCCGTTTCATTTGATGATCACCTACAGCAGCCTGGTGATTTTCATGTCGATGGTCATGCCCGCCAGCATCGTTGCCTCTTACGGCAGTGACGTGCGCAAGTTTTACGACGAAGTCTTTCCCGCCTCGAAGACGCCGGAACGTGCTGAGATCGCCGCGCCGTTGACCGCCATGGCGCCGCTACTTGCCAAGGCCAGCGAGCAATGGTCGGGCGGCCACACCGCGCGCCTGTCGGTGAGCAATCCGGGCGATGCCAGCGCCACGGTGGTGCTGTCCCGCGCGGGCGATCGGGTGGTGCATGATTTCGGCCGGGCGGTGACGTTCAACGGCGTCACCGGGCAGCTTCTGAGCAGTACCCCCGATCAACCCATGGCGATGGCGATGGGTGGCGCGTTCTATGGTTTGCACATGGGCCATTTCGCCGGGCCGCTGTTGCGCTGGTTGTATTTCATCTGCGGACTGGCCGGCACGGCGATGATCGGCACCGGGCTGGTGATCTGGCTGGGCAAGCGTCAGCTCAAGCACGCAAAAAGCGCAGCGCTGCCGTTCGAGTTGCGTTTGGTCGAAGTGCTGAATATTGCCAGCATGGCCGGGCTGGTGTCGGCGGTGGCGGTATTCTTTTTGGCCAATCGGTTGTTGCCGGTGAGTCTGACGGGACGGGCCGACTGGGAAGTGAATGCGTTCTTCCTTGCCTGGGGGCTGAGCCTGGTGCATGCGGTGTTGCGTCCGGGACGCCAAGCGTGGATCGAGCAGCTGACGCTCGGCGCCGCGCTGTTTATCGCCGTGCCGCTGATCAATGCGCTGACTACGCCGTGGAATCTTGGCGCGACCCTGATGCAGCGCGACTGGGCACTGGCCGGATTTGATCTGACCTGCCTTGTGACCGGGATTTTTCTCGGCTGGGCTGCGCGCAAGATGCAGCGTGCAGGCAGCGACGTCAGTGTGCGCAAAGTAAAGTCATCGCCTCGGTCGATTACCCTTGAACAGAGTGCCAACTGATGCTGCTGGCCCTGTTACTCACCTACGCCGGCTTCACCGCATTGTGTCTGTCGATGCCTCGCCATCATGCCGAATTGCTCGGCGCCAAACCGTCGACGCGCCGCCGTCAGGGTCTGGCGTTGGCGGGATGGTTGTTGCTGGCGCTTTCGCTGTGGGCGGCGGTCGCGGTCAATGGCTGGAGTTTCGGTCTGGTCGACTGGTTCGCGGTGCTGATGCTCAGTGCTTTGGCACTGGTGCTGTTGCTGCCGTATCGCCCGCGTCTGGCCTTGGCACTGGCGGGGTTGAGCCTGTTGGCCAGCCCGGTTGCGGCATGGGCGCAGTGCTGAAGTGCTGATCGGTCTGCCGCCGGAATCGCGTGATGATGAAGCGCGTGGCGCGCGTGCGCATTTTCTTCAGGTGTTTCTGTCCCAGCGTGCGAAAATGGAAGCGCTGGTGAGCCGGCGTGTCGGTTGTCGGGCGACGGCGGCGGATCTGGTGCAGGATCTGTTTTTGCGCTTCTGGCGCCGGCCGCTGGTCCAGGTCGAAGAACTCAGCACCTATCTGCTGCGCTGCGCCGGCAATATCGCTATTGATCATTTGCGCAGTGAAGGCACGCGCACGCGGGTCAACGAAGGCTGGCAGCCGGACGAGCCCGAC
This genomic interval from Pseudomonas koreensis contains the following:
- a CDS encoding PepSY-associated TM helix domain-containing protein, which translates into the protein MKEGFRQAMAWLHTWAGLVFGWLLFAIFLTGTLAYFKDEISHWMQPEIAAHPLDAEASLTLAQNYLQQHAAGASRWLIDLPDARDPGLTVRWQQAPGKPGERGRFESRTLDAQSGAEVQGRESMGGEFFYRFHFQLQMPYPWGRWLATIAAMVMFVALISGIITHKKIFKDFFTFRPRKGQRSWLDGHNAVGVLVLPFHLMITYSSLVIFMSMVMPASIVASYGSDVRKFYDEVFPASKTPERAEIAAPLTAMAPLLAKASEQWSGGHTARLSVSNPGDASATVVLSRAGDRVVHDFGRAVTFNGVTGQLLSSTPDQPMAMAMGGAFYGLHMGHFAGPLLRWLYFICGLAGTAMIGTGLVIWLGKRQLKHAKSAALPFELRLVEVLNIASMAGLVSAVAVFFLANRLLPVSLTGRADWEVNAFFLAWGLSLVHAVLRPGRQAWIEQLTLGAALFIAVPLINALTTPWNLGATLMQRDWALAGFDLTCLVTGIFLGWAARKMQRAGSDVSVRKVKSSPRSITLEQSAN
- a CDS encoding DUF3325 domain-containing protein, whose protein sequence is MLLALLLTYAGFTALCLSMPRHHAELLGAKPSTRRRQGLALAGWLLLALSLWAAVAVNGWSFGLVDWFAVLMLSALALVLLLPYRPRLALALAGLSLLASPVAAWAQC
- a CDS encoding RNA polymerase sigma factor; amino-acid sequence: MLIGLPPESRDDEARGARAHFLQVFLSQRAKMEALVSRRVGCRATAADLVQDLFLRFWRRPLVQVEELSTYLLRCAGNIAIDHLRSEGTRTRVNEGWQPDEPDSHGSEPQAALEAGNDLRHVEAALRALPERTRQIFLLNRIHGRKYAEIAKAMGLSQSAVEKHMMRALEACKASLRDPAPRLPGKAP